In Halarcobacter bivalviorum, a genomic segment contains:
- a CDS encoding 30S ribosomal protein S1 has protein sequence MGIDDIELGEDFDFEKMLNESFENAENNSVVDGVIVEITNDSVLVDVGQKIEGKLNLSEITIGGEVQFKAGDTISVMLMGNKGERPNISYKKVLQKEKFDAFVKEHGENVEDVTIEGKIVSVKNRGGFIIEDDSGLEYFMPMAQSYLKAHGAIGKKVKAKVLKVNEAQNSIIVSRKKLIEESKVEKDSKVNEILEKNEPVIGTVKKITSYGMFIDLGGIDGLVNYNEISYKGPVNPANYYSEGDEVSVIVLSYDKAKQHLSLSIKAALPNPWDEIKDELEVGDTITVTVSNFESYGAFVDLGNDIEGLLHISEISWNKNLKNPKDLLTLGEEVNVEVIELDVDKKRLRVSLKNLQEKPFAKFTKENKVGDVIKGKIATLTDFGAFVTIGEVDGLLHNEEASWESNAKCKSLYKKGDEVEVKIIKIDREKENISLSVKEISESPAKKFQNEHKIGDIVKGAVKDKKDFGIFIKLDDNLDGLIRNEDFGPLNVEEVNIGDELEAVVVNIDTKKNRVRLSVKRLEQQQEREVLKAVNDDTSMTLGDLLKDQIK, from the coding sequence ATGGGTATCGATGATATTGAATTAGGTGAAGACTTTGATTTTGAGAAAATGCTTAATGAGTCTTTTGAGAATGCTGAGAATAACTCTGTAGTTGATGGTGTAATTGTTGAAATTACTAATGATAGTGTACTTGTTGATGTTGGACAAAAAATTGAAGGTAAATTAAACCTTTCTGAAATCACAATCGGTGGTGAAGTTCAATTTAAAGCAGGTGATACAATTTCTGTAATGTTAATGGGAAATAAAGGTGAAAGACCAAATATTTCTTACAAAAAAGTATTACAAAAAGAAAAATTCGATGCTTTTGTTAAAGAGCACGGAGAAAACGTTGAAGACGTTACAATTGAAGGTAAAATTGTTTCTGTAAAAAACAGAGGTGGTTTTATTATTGAAGATGATTCTGGATTAGAATACTTCATGCCAATGGCACAATCTTACTTAAAAGCTCATGGAGCAATTGGTAAAAAAGTTAAAGCTAAAGTTTTAAAAGTAAACGAAGCTCAAAACTCTATTATTGTTTCTAGAAAAAAACTTATTGAAGAATCTAAAGTAGAAAAAGATTCTAAAGTAAATGAAATCTTAGAAAAAAATGAACCAGTAATTGGTACAGTTAAAAAAATCACTTCTTATGGTATGTTCATTGATTTAGGTGGAATTGATGGTTTAGTAAACTACAATGAAATCTCTTATAAAGGACCAGTTAATCCGGCTAATTACTATAGTGAAGGTGATGAAGTATCTGTTATTGTATTATCTTATGATAAAGCAAAACAACACTTATCATTATCAATTAAAGCTGCATTACCAAATCCTTGGGATGAAATTAAAGATGAATTAGAAGTTGGTGATACAATTACTGTTACAGTTTCTAACTTTGAATCTTACGGTGCATTTGTTGATTTAGGAAATGATATTGAAGGTTTATTACATATTTCTGAAATTTCATGGAATAAAAATCTTAAAAATCCAAAAGATTTATTAACTTTAGGTGAAGAAGTTAACGTTGAAGTTATCGAACTTGATGTTGATAAAAAAAGATTAAGAGTATCTTTAAAGAACTTACAAGAAAAACCATTCGCTAAATTTACAAAAGAAAACAAAGTTGGAGATGTAATCAAAGGTAAAATTGCTACATTAACTGATTTTGGTGCTTTCGTTACAATTGGTGAAGTTGATGGTTTATTACACAATGAAGAAGCTTCTTGGGAATCTAATGCAAAATGTAAATCACTTTATAAAAAAGGTGATGAAGTAGAAGTTAAGATTATTAAAATTGATAGAGAAAAAGAGAACATCTCTTTATCTGTAAAAGAAATTTCTGAATCTCCTGCTAAAAAATTCCAAAATGAGCACAAAATTGGTGATATTGTAAAAGGTGCAGTAAAAGATAAAAAAGATTTCGGAATTTTCATTAAACTTGATGATAATTTAGATGGTCTAATCAGAAATGAAGATTTTGGTCCATTAAATGTTGAAGAAGTTAATATTGGTGATGAATTAGAAGCAGTAGTAGTAAATATTGACACTAAGAAAAATAGAGTAAGATTATCAGTAAAAAGATTAGAGCAACAACAAGAAAGAGAAGTTTTAAAAGCTGTTAATGATGATACATCTATGACTTTAGGTGATTTACTAAAAGATCAAATTAAATAA